From a region of the Chrysemys picta bellii isolate R12L10 chromosome 7, ASM1138683v2, whole genome shotgun sequence genome:
- the ZDHHC24 gene encoding probable palmitoyltransferase ZDHHC24 isoform X1 has protein sequence MQAGWGGRWPRLDAALCLPLCVTVALMGALCIEVLCLLLWAAEPTQLPLALHLPLLLFLLANVLGNMGLFVTTSPSIKGVMLSESAVGQGWEYCYTCQSHVPPRCLHCYTCNVCMLRRDHHCVLLGQCVGYHNYRYFLCLLLHGWVALLYASLLNADIFMDLLHEGVTLHSIVLLLMPWLMLLTGQVNTSTFIYAFMADTCVVSFLFCSGFLFLHVLLSLRGQTTRECFGKSRCYDLGWRRNLQEALGDRWHLVWLCPLLASPLPGNGLAFESRALRTEPSTKAVIF, from the exons ATGCAGGCGGGCTGGGGCGGGCGGTGGCCGCGCCTGGATGCCGCGCTGTGCCTGCCCCTGTGTGTGACCGTGGCCCTGATGGGGGCCTTGTGCATAGAGGTGCTCTGCCTGCTTCTCTGGGCTGCGGAGCCCACCcagctgcccctggccctgcacctgcccCTCCTGCTCTTCCTCCTGGCCAACGTGCTGGGCAACATGGGCCTCTTCGTCACCACCAGCCCAAGCATCAAAGGTGTCATGCTGTCCGAAAGCGCCGTGGGACAGGGCTGGGA GTACTGCTACACCTGCCAGTCCCATGTCCCCCCCCGCTGTCTCCACTGCTACACCTGCAATGTGTGCATGCTGCGCCGGGACCACCACTGTGTGCTGCTGGGCCAGTGTGTGGGCTACCATAACTACCGTTACTTCCTGTGCCTCCTGCTGCACGGCTGGGTGGCCCTGCTCTACGCCAGCCTGCTCAACGCTGACATCTTCATGGACCTCCTGCACGAGGGAGTCACCCTGCACAGCATCGTCCTCCTCCTTATGCCGTGGCTCATGCTGCTGACGG GCCAGGTGAACACCTCGACTTTCATCTATGCTTTCATGGCTGACACCTGCGTGGTCAGTTTCCTCTTCTGCTCCGGCTTCCTGTTCTTACACGTGCTGCTAAGCCTGCGTGGCCAGACGACCAGGGAGTGTTTTGGGAAGAGCCGCTGCTATGACCTGGGCTGGCGTCGCAACCTGCAGGAGGCATTGGGGGACAGGTGGCACCTCGTCTGGCTGTGCCCGCTCCTGGCCTCTCCCCTTCCTGGGAATGGCCTGGCCTTCGAGAGCAGAGCTCTCCGCACTGAGCCCTCCACCAAGGCAGTCATTTTCTGA
- the ZDHHC24 gene encoding probable palmitoyltransferase ZDHHC24 isoform X2 — protein MAGLEGGRGLSHSPEAPSSQGQVRDPYVNSPGTPLQRWLHLCARYCYTCQSHVPPRCLHCYTCNVCMLRRDHHCVLLGQCVGYHNYRYFLCLLLHGWVALLYASLLNADIFMDLLHEGVTLHSIVLLLMPWLMLLTGQVNTSTFIYAFMADTCVVSFLFCSGFLFLHVLLSLRGQTTRECFGKSRCYDLGWRRNLQEALGDRWHLVWLCPLLASPLPGNGLAFESRALRTEPSTKAVIF, from the exons ATGGCTGGgctagagggaggcagagggctctCCCACAGCCCAGAGGCACCTTCATCTCAGGGCCAGGTAAGGGATCCCTATGTAAACAGCCCTGGTaccccactccagaggtggctgcatctctgtGCCAG GTACTGCTACACCTGCCAGTCCCATGTCCCCCCCCGCTGTCTCCACTGCTACACCTGCAATGTGTGCATGCTGCGCCGGGACCACCACTGTGTGCTGCTGGGCCAGTGTGTGGGCTACCATAACTACCGTTACTTCCTGTGCCTCCTGCTGCACGGCTGGGTGGCCCTGCTCTACGCCAGCCTGCTCAACGCTGACATCTTCATGGACCTCCTGCACGAGGGAGTCACCCTGCACAGCATCGTCCTCCTCCTTATGCCGTGGCTCATGCTGCTGACGG GCCAGGTGAACACCTCGACTTTCATCTATGCTTTCATGGCTGACACCTGCGTGGTCAGTTTCCTCTTCTGCTCCGGCTTCCTGTTCTTACACGTGCTGCTAAGCCTGCGTGGCCAGACGACCAGGGAGTGTTTTGGGAAGAGCCGCTGCTATGACCTGGGCTGGCGTCGCAACCTGCAGGAGGCATTGGGGGACAGGTGGCACCTCGTCTGGCTGTGCCCGCTCCTGGCCTCTCCCCTTCCTGGGAATGGCCTGGCCTTCGAGAGCAGAGCTCTCCGCACTGAGCCCTCCACCAAGGCAGTCATTTTCTGA
- the CATSPER1 gene encoding cation channel sperm-associated protein 1 — translation MDYLTVPVVSGIQMEKPPYKEEMPPVSQASLQATSASSHPTKILKGKQDPRQGRKWRGTMVLLRLAWERTLPRLLTLRAIIHKLTHLLAFELFILTVVFIHTAVLVVQTFAAVQVRGEWFFSAMDAVFLCVYVLEALLKLIALDLDYFRNPWNDIDFFVMIMMVLDFVLPLLISPGHNTHENAVSLFRVLRVFKGVRAVRVLRLLLTLRVLENLQELTSTFALSGPSIGAILLLMFTCLFMFSVVLHDLFQNSDPHRFGELFDTIFTLFQLFTLDDWSFIYLDSVQGGASYIIFFLMAYILIEYFTFLKGGRTRVPALSHAPLSLSLSLSLVIAVLVDNFQLTLIKRQELQKQKSLLQPKESSIEDIVSGKPAQEGHMKLEDDEAFLAQLIKHMDGSESREKQLLFTYLQLMASVEHLQQQFRSQAATTNKIVDSFFETAEQDFPHH, via the exons ATGGACTACCTGACCGTGCCTGTTGTGTCCGGCATCCAGATGGAGAAGCCTCCATACAAGGAGGAGATGCCCCCTGTCTCCCAGGCCTCCTTGCAAGCCACCTcggcctcctcccaccccacgaAGATATTGAAAG GGAAGCAGGACCCCCGGCAGGGGCGGAAGTGGAGGGGCACCATGGTCCTGCTGCGCCTGGCGTGGGAGAGGACCTTGCCCCGGCTGCTGACCCTGCGGGCCATCATCCACAAGCTCACTCATCTGCTGGCCTTCGAACTCTTCATCCTCACTGTGGTTTTCATCCACACGGCAGTGCTGGTGGTGCAGACCTTCGCCGCGGTGCAGGTCCGTGGAG AGTGGTTCTTCTCTGCCATGGACGCTGTCTTCCTGTGTGTGTACGTGCTGGAGGCACTGCTGAAACTCATCGCCCTGGACCTCGACTACTTCCGCAATCCCTGGAATGACATTG ATTTTTTCGTCATGATCATGATGGTGCTGGACTTTGTGCTGCCGCTCCTCATCTCCCCGGGCCACAACACCCACGAGAACGCTGTCAGCCTCTTCCGCGTGCTCCGCGTCTTCAAGGGTGTCCGGGCTGTGCGGGTCCTGAGGCTGCTGCTCACACTGCG GGTGCTGGAGAACCTGCAGGAGCTGACAAGCACCTTCGCGCTGTCTGGCCCGTCCATCGGGGCCATCCTGCTGCTGATGTTCACCTGCCTCT tcaTGTTTTCGGTGGTGCTGCATGACCTGTTCCAGAACTCTGACCCCCATCGCTTCGGGGAGCTCTTCGACACCATCTTCACCCTCTTCCAGCTCTTCACGCTAGACGACTGGTCCTTCATCTACCTGGACAGCGTCCAAGGGG GTGCCTCATACATTATCTTCTTCCTGATGGCCTACATCCTCATTGAGTACTTCACCTTCCTTAA AGGGGGAAGGACCCGTGTCCCAGCCTTATCCCacgcccctctctctctctctctctctctcagcctggtCATTGCTGTCCTGGTGGACAATTTCCAGTTGACCCTGATCAAGCGCCAAGAGCTGCAGAAGCAGAAG AGTCTGCTGCAGCCCAAGGAGAGCAGCATAGAAGATATTGTATCAGGCAAGCCAGCCCAGG AGGGACACATGAAGCTGGAGGACGATGAAGCCTTCCTGGCTCAGCTCATCAAGCACATGGATGGCAGCGAGAG cAGGGAGAAGCAGCTGCTCTTCACCTACCTGCAGCTGATGGCGTCAGTTGAGCACCTCCAGCAGCAGTTCCGCTCCCAGGCCGCCACCACCAACAAGATTGTCGACAGCTTCTTCGAG ACAGCCGAGCAGGACTTTCCCCACCACTGA
- the LOC101941343 gene encoding serine/threonine-protein kinase D3-like, with product MALECQPLGTVSVRLQIGLSRESYMLPPEELGYGHLRHLAVELVERKFPEYGFLGVSEKIMLFRHDDASENVLEHLGPDSVMRAGDLIEIVLSASVSLDFTIRPHVLLVHSYKAPAFCDYCGEMLWGLVRQGLKCQGCGLNYHKRCAFKIPNNCRGVRRNQLASRSLGATTSPRTPGLGQNVGGSLEEISHWKWGQQTQGPALIGRPLWKDWMDLNRVKVPHTFQVHSYTRPTVCQHCKRLLKGLFRQGLQCKDCKFNCHKRCEQFVPDECVGEGLAPGTADGESPECPSSKPEPVEGEADGEGTSGHGLAEDTEETEPNPGTLEAELHTSLSPCFSSYIPLMRVVQSCRHTKRRRSAVLLEGWMVHFTSRDPMRKRHYWVLDSKSLSFFHCESGGKFYKELPLSEILQIRPWKELTPLASSGSPPCFELVTEALVYYVGEHSSEREPGQVWARAEAGKAWARAIRQALWPVNPEPDGSVQEPNSDYESPDDTDISRSYQIFPDEVLGAGQFGVVYGGKHRKSGRDVAVKVIDKLRFPPRQENQFRNEVSILQSLHSPCVVHLECMFEGPARLFVVMERLRGDMLEMILSSETGRLPEPLAKFLTAQILSALRHLHTRNIVHCDLKPENVLLASDEPYPQVKLCDFGFARIIEESSFRRSVVGTPAYLAPEVLRQHGYNRALDMWAVGVIIYVSLSGTFPFNEEEDVNDQIQNAAFMYPRQTWASISLEAVSLIHQLLQVKLRKRLSVNKALNHPWLQDFQTWLALRELETRVGQRYLTHPSDDARWQRLAREQGLAWPSGLTVQPSLEEEGDSDNAGEGS from the exons ATGGCTCTGGAGTGCCAGCCCCTGGGCACAGTATCTGTGCGCCTGCAGATTGGGCTGTCCCGAGAGTCATACATGCttcccccagaggagctgggttACGGGCACCTGCGGCACCTGGCAGTGGAGCTGGTGGAGAGGAAG TTCCCTGAATACGGCTTCCTGGGGGTGTCGGAGAAGATCATGCTGTTCCGGCATGACGACGCATCAGAGAATGTACTGGAGCACCTGGGGCCAGACAGTGTCATGCGCGCTGGGGACCTGATTGAGATCGTGCTGTCGG cctcagtttccttgGATTTCACTATCCGGCCCCATGTGCTGCTTGTTCACTCCTACAAGGCCCCAGCCTTCTGCGACTACTGCGGGGAGATGCTCTGGGGGCTGGTGCGCCAAGGGTTAAAGTGTCAAG gctgCGGGCTGAACTATCACAAGCGCTGTGCCTTCAAGATCCCCAACAACTGCCGTGGTGTGAGGAGGAATCAGCTGGCCAGTCGCTCACTGGGTGCTACCACCAGCCCCAGAACCCCTGGCCTTGGCCAGAACGTGGGGGGCAGCCTGGAGGAG ATCAGTCACTGGAAATGGGGCCAGCAGACGCAGGGCCCTGCACTGATTGGCCGCCCGCTCTGGAAGGACTGGATGGATCTGAACAGGGTCAAGGTGCCACACACCTTCCAGGTCCACTCGTACACCCGGCCCACTGTGTGCCAGCACTGCAAGCGCCTGCTCAAGGGGCTCTTCCGCCAGGGGCTGCAGTGCAAAG ACTGTAAATTCAACTGCCACAAGCGCTGCGAGCAGTTCGTGCCGGatgagtgtgtgggggagggccTGGCCCCTGGCACAGCAG ATGGCGAGAGCCCAGAGTGCCCGTCTAGCAAGCCAGAGCCAGTGGAAGGGGAGGCGGATGGGGAGGGCACCAGTGGGCACGGGCTGGCAGAGGACACAGAGGAGACAGAGCCCAACCCTGGGACTCTAGAGGCAGAGCTGCACACCAGCCTCAG CCCCTGTTTCAGCAGCTACATCCCCTTGATGCGGGTGGTGCAGTCCTGCCGGCACACCAAGAGGCGGCGCAGCGCCGTCctgctggagggatggatggTGCACTTCACTAGCAGGGACCCCATG AGGAAACGCCATTACTGGGTGCTAGACAGCAAGAGCCTGAGCTTCTTCCACTGTGAGAGCGGAGGCAAGTTCTACAAG GAGCTGCCGCTGTCTGAGATCCTCCAGATCCGCCCCTGGAAGGAGCTGACACCCCTGGCATCCAGCGGGAGCCCCCCCTGCTTTGAGCTGGTGACGGAAGCCCTAGTGTACTACGTGGGCGAGCACAGCAGTGAGCGGGAGCCAGGGCAGGTCTGGGCAAGGGCGGAGGCTGGAAAGGCCTGGGCCAGGGCCATCCGCCAGGCCCTATGGCCCGTGAACCCTGAGCCTGACGGCTCTGTCCAGGAGCCCA ATTCTGACTATGAGTCCCCAGATGACACG GACATCAGCCGTTCCTATCAGATCTTCCCTGACGAGGTGCTGGGCGCTGGGCAGTTCGGGGTGGTGTACGGCG GAAAGCACAGGAAATCTGGCCGGGACGTGGCCGTGAAAGTCATCGACAAGCTGCGCTTCCCTCCCCGGCAGGAAAATCAGTTCCGCAATGAGGTCTCCATCCTGCAG agcctgcactccccctGCGTGGTGCACCTGGAGTGCATGTTCGAAGGCCCCGCCCGGCTCTTTGTGGTGATGGAGCGCCTGCGTGGCGACATGCTGGAAATGATCCTGTCCAGCGAGACTGGGCGGCTGCCCGAACCCCTTGCCAAGTTCCTCACTGCCCAG ATCCTGTCTGCCCTGCGCCACCTGCACACCCGGAACATTGTGCACTGTGACCTCAAGCCAGAGAATGTGCTGCTGGCCTCGGATGAGCCTTACCCCCAG GTGAAGCTCTGTGACTTTGGCTTTGCCCGCATCATTGAGGAGTCATCGTTCCGGCGCTCAGTGGTGGGGACCCCAGCGTACCTGGCCCCCGAAGTGCTGCGGCAACATGGCTACAACCGCGCCCTGGACATGTGGGCTGTGGGCGTCATCATCTATGTCAGCCTGAGCGGGACCTTCCCCTTCAACGAGGAGGAGGACGTCAACGATCAGATCCAGAACGCGGCCTTCATGTATCCCCGGCAGACCTGGGCCAGCATCTCCCTCGAGG ctgtcAGCCTCAtccaccagctgctgcaggtgaaGCTGAGGAAGCGACTGAGTGTGAACAAGGCGCTGAACCACCCCTGGCTGCAG GATTTCCAGACCTGGCTGGCCCTGCGGGAGCTGGAGACCCGTGTGGGGCAGCGCTACCTCACCCATCCAAGTGACGACGCCCGCTGGCAGCGCCTCGCCCGTGAGCAGGGGCTGGCCTGGCCATCAGGGCTCACCGTTCAGCCcagcctggaggaggaaggggacagCGACAATGCAGGCGAGGGGAGCTGA
- the TMEM223 gene encoding transmembrane protein 223: MAGTGQLGLWGLHCCTWRVWGPWARLSGARGLAGPARGLSPLDTHVPRDLLLFRHERARFFRLLGLFCTGQFTFWAYLAHFAFSELRPAGRPAASARLAPTLPGGASINPTSNKWRYGFTVSCLTVGSLIVAAGFVYSRRSVWQVVLRQGGRDVTLSTYYPFGLSSSFTVPLRQVSCMAHRSEVPAMIPLKVKGRPFYFLLDKQGQVYNPQLFDLTVGAYRKL; this comes from the exons ATGGCGGGGACCGggcagctggggctgtggggactGCACTGCTGCACGTGGAGGGTGTGGGGCCCCTGGGCCCGGCTCAGCGGTGCGCGGGGTTTAGCGGGCCCGGCGCGCGGATTGTCCCCCCTGGACACGCACGTGCCCCGGGACCTGCTGCTGTTCCGGCACGAGCGGGCCCGCTTCTTCCGCTTGCTCGGGCTGTTCTGCACGGGGCAGTTCACGTTCTGGGCGTACCTGGCGCACTTCGCCTTCAGCGAGCTGCGGCCCGCAGGGCGGCCCGCGGCCAGCGCCCGGCTCGCGCCCACCTTGCCCGGCGGGGCCTCGATCAACCCGACCTCCAACAAGTGGCGCTACGGATTCACCGTGTCCTGTCTGACCGTAG gttcACTGATCGTGGCTGCCGGCTTTGTGTATTCACGCCGCTCAGTGTGGCAGGTCGTGCTGCGCCAGGGGGGACGGGATGTGACCCTCAGCACCTACTATCCCTTCGGGCTGAGCTCGTCTTTCACTGTGCCCCTGCGCCAGGTCTCCTGCATGGCTCATCGTTCTGAGGTGCCTGCCATGATTCCCCTCAAGGTTAAGGGTCGGCCCTTTTACTTCCTTCTGGACAAGCAGGGCCAGGTTTACAACCCACAGCTTTTTGACCTCACCGTGGGGGCTTACAGGAAGCTGTGA